A genome region from Akkermansiaceae bacterium includes the following:
- a CDS encoding polysaccharide deacetylase family protein → MEHPLQRIGNNLSANPELGKLTRRGFVLATAALTSCKAAPALASSGGPVKTTPNTGYRTPSVGGPVPRNNVGSLSSDFSKGAGVTFSRVLVSGNYIAITFDDGPHPQNTPRLLDMLAQRNIKATFYVIGRSVDLHPGVLRRTVAEGHEIGNHSHTHRLLSKLGDSELRQEMQRCQDAIGRAAGVRPRTMRPPYGGLLQRQRELVHSEFGYPTVLWSVDPLDWKRPGPSVVTSRILSSTTAGGIVLAHDLHSQTVDAMPATLDGLLKRGFSFVTVSQLIAMKTEAPTAQASITPAP, encoded by the coding sequence ATGGAACATCCCCTTCAACGCATCGGCAACAATCTCTCCGCCAATCCCGAGCTCGGCAAGCTGACCCGGCGCGGCTTCGTCCTGGCAACCGCCGCCCTCACAAGCTGCAAGGCGGCCCCCGCCCTCGCCAGCTCCGGCGGACCGGTAAAAACCACACCGAACACCGGCTACCGCACCCCTTCCGTCGGCGGCCCGGTGCCGCGCAACAACGTCGGCAGCCTTTCCAGCGATTTCTCCAAAGGTGCCGGAGTCACCTTTTCCCGCGTGCTGGTTTCAGGGAACTACATCGCCATCACCTTCGATGACGGCCCGCACCCGCAGAACACCCCGCGTTTGCTCGACATGCTCGCGCAGCGCAACATCAAGGCAACCTTCTACGTGATCGGGCGCAGCGTGGACCTGCACCCCGGAGTGCTCCGCAGAACCGTCGCGGAAGGCCACGAGATCGGCAACCACTCCCATACCCACCGCCTGCTCTCCAAGCTCGGGGATTCCGAACTGCGCCAGGAAATGCAGCGCTGCCAGGATGCCATCGGCCGCGCCGCCGGTGTCCGGCCCCGCACCATGCGCCCGCCCTACGGCGGCCTGCTCCAACGCCAGCGCGAGCTTGTCCACTCCGAATTCGGCTACCCCACCGTCCTATGGTCCGTCGATCCGCTCGATTGGAAACGCCCCGGCCCTTCCGTGGTCACCAGCCGCATACTTTCCTCTACGACGGCGGGAGGCATCGTCCTCGCCCATGACCTGCACTCGCAGACGGTGGATGCCATGCCCGCCACACTGGACGGCCTCCTCAAGCGGGGCTTCAGCTTTGTCACGGTCTCCCAGCTCATCGCAATGAAAACCGAAGCGCCGACCGCGCAGGCTTCCATCACTCCCGCCCCTTGA
- a CDS encoding dynamin family protein has translation MSQLNLGERYFATRERISQVISGITELAEDTSTDLGDALAAESLEKDLGVPFLFVVCGEVNAGKSSLINGLFGRELCKVNILPETDRVIWYRYGAPPRDLATTPSLEERYRPIEFLRDFNLVDTPGTNSIVKGHQEITERFLPVADLILFVFPVTNPWGGATWNLISGLPKECHPRIAFVIQQADQRESADIKVIMEHMTNLSVQRIGIVPQIFPVSGKMAFEAKRAGAFAERDYEKSGFPALEAYISRRVCDSPERRATLHTWSNNASNALRKIEDRIEDLTHVLSDQSRFLSGIEDEIDAMRERLVSRLPRHLAGVAEVFESEAVWVTRSLRKWLGVTRSVFRIFVGDRTGSDTEALFIERLRLAVESVAASDGADVVAACRSHWQELGTRVKEAIGTDVDEQEPIAEKLEQARSRFVQRIGRAAHQGIGNLHVRKALERELRRRNLALKSFTATTLLFLSLGALCGIFGFAWLPWLFCGIALVFMVGGTAIALITRWKISKDFQDSLLDTCGTFADTLRTDYEEALRIFFQDYTTCLNSIRKHLARQKLAIEPKLGRWHELFLTLKSIEQDS, from the coding sequence GTGAGCCAGCTCAATCTCGGCGAGCGCTACTTTGCCACCCGCGAGCGCATTTCGCAGGTCATCAGTGGCATAACTGAGCTTGCCGAGGACACCTCCACGGATCTCGGTGACGCCCTTGCCGCCGAAAGCCTGGAAAAGGATCTCGGCGTACCCTTCCTTTTCGTCGTCTGCGGGGAGGTCAACGCCGGGAAATCCTCCCTCATCAACGGCCTCTTCGGCCGGGAACTATGCAAGGTGAACATCCTGCCGGAAACGGACAGGGTGATCTGGTATCGCTACGGCGCACCGCCGCGCGATCTGGCGACCACCCCCTCGCTGGAGGAGCGATACCGCCCCATCGAGTTCCTCAGGGACTTCAACCTCGTGGACACGCCCGGAACGAATTCCATCGTCAAGGGGCACCAGGAAATCACCGAACGCTTCCTGCCCGTAGCAGACCTCATCCTCTTCGTGTTCCCCGTAACCAACCCCTGGGGCGGAGCCACCTGGAACCTGATCTCAGGCCTCCCGAAGGAATGCCATCCCAGGATTGCCTTCGTGATCCAGCAGGCGGACCAGCGCGAGTCGGCGGACATCAAGGTCATCATGGAGCACATGACAAACCTTTCCGTCCAACGGATCGGGATCGTCCCGCAGATTTTCCCGGTGTCCGGGAAAATGGCTTTTGAGGCCAAGCGGGCGGGCGCATTCGCCGAGCGCGATTATGAGAAAAGCGGCTTCCCGGCGCTCGAGGCATACATCAGCCGCCGCGTTTGCGACTCCCCGGAGCGCCGTGCAACCCTCCACACCTGGAGCAACAATGCGTCCAACGCACTCCGCAAGATCGAGGATCGCATCGAAGACCTGACCCATGTCCTCAGCGACCAGAGCCGCTTCCTCTCGGGCATCGAGGATGAGATCGATGCCATGCGCGAAAGGCTGGTCAGCCGCCTGCCTCGCCACCTCGCCGGTGTGGCCGAGGTGTTCGAGAGCGAGGCCGTTTGGGTCACCCGCTCCCTGAGGAAATGGCTCGGTGTCACCCGCTCCGTGTTCCGCATCTTCGTGGGCGACAGGACGGGTAGCGATACGGAAGCCCTGTTCATCGAGCGGCTGCGCCTCGCCGTGGAGTCCGTTGCGGCATCCGACGGCGCGGATGTCGTCGCAGCCTGCCGCAGCCACTGGCAGGAACTAGGCACCCGCGTTAAGGAGGCGATAGGCACGGATGTCGATGAACAGGAGCCCATCGCCGAAAAGCTCGAACAGGCGCGCTCTCGTTTCGTGCAGCGGATAGGCCGCGCGGCACACCAGGGCATTGGCAACCTGCATGTCCGCAAGGCGCTTGAGCGCGAGCTGCGCCGCCGCAACCTTGCGCTGAAATCATTCACCGCCACCACCCTCCTCTTCCTCAGCCTCGGAGCCCTCTGCGGGATCTTCGGCTTCGCATGGCTGCCGTGGCTCTTTTGCGGCATCGCGCTGGTATTCATGGTCGGCGGCACTGCCATCGCACTCATCACCCGTTGGAAAATCTCCAAGGACTTTCAGGACTCCCTGCTCGATACCTGCGGTACCTTCGCGGATACGCTGCGCACCGATTACGAGGAAGCGCTCCGCATCTTCTTTCAGGACTACACCACCTGCCTGAACTCCATCCGCAAGCACCTCGCCCGCCAGAAACTCGCCATCGAGCCGAAACTCGGCCGCTGGCATGAGCTTTTCCTGACCCTGAAATCCATCGAGCAGGACTCCTGA
- a CDS encoding FtsW/RodA/SpoVE family cell cycle protein has product MTPFLRKILGLNWVLVFVMYALLIFGVFMIESAARHLPISPEKMKEFGSAGLYYASQQKMWIVVGSVAYFVAALIDYKWIRWLGIPLYAVSLGLMVMAMQKDDEVHRLVIAGLSFQPAQLGVTSGIIMIAWLMQDLPKLHRILGDPFIRIGIIGVVSAVPFLMVMKMGDMGSALVWIPVVIVSLVVAGIPFRFLSFIGLVSAGALPILYFVVLPLVSERGPDRIDLWLRMMQGQQVDIKGDGYAPHNVSMAVGKAGWKGVGWKATSDKGSLHDKRFIPHLTAHNDFIVAVIAEELGFRGMLLLLGAFVLLLVQGLFIGFYSRDVSGRLIVCMVVALLFAHIYENIGMCVLLMPITGIPLPLVSYSGTFVVICMFLLGLVQSVWVHRHRVTPEQG; this is encoded by the coding sequence ATGACGCCATTTTTACGGAAAATACTCGGGCTGAACTGGGTGCTCGTGTTCGTGATGTACGCGCTGCTCATATTCGGTGTGTTCATGATCGAGAGCGCGGCGCGGCACCTGCCGATCAGTCCGGAAAAAATGAAGGAGTTCGGCTCTGCCGGGCTCTACTACGCCTCCCAGCAGAAGATGTGGATCGTGGTGGGCAGCGTGGCGTATTTCGTGGCGGCGCTCATCGACTACAAGTGGATACGCTGGCTCGGCATCCCGCTCTATGCGGTGAGCCTCGGGCTGATGGTGATGGCGATGCAGAAGGACGATGAGGTGCACCGCCTCGTGATCGCCGGGCTCAGCTTCCAGCCCGCCCAGCTCGGTGTGACATCGGGCATCATCATGATCGCCTGGCTGATGCAGGACCTGCCCAAGCTGCACCGGATCCTCGGCGACCCTTTCATACGCATCGGCATCATCGGCGTGGTATCCGCCGTCCCCTTCCTGATGGTGATGAAGATGGGGGACATGGGCTCCGCGCTGGTGTGGATCCCGGTGGTGATCGTTTCCCTGGTGGTGGCGGGGATTCCTTTCCGCTTCCTGAGCTTCATCGGCCTGGTATCCGCAGGCGCGCTTCCCATCCTCTATTTCGTGGTCCTGCCCCTCGTTTCAGAGCGCGGGCCAGACCGCATCGATCTCTGGCTGCGCATGATGCAGGGGCAGCAAGTGGACATCAAGGGCGACGGATACGCCCCGCACAACGTTTCCATGGCCGTGGGCAAGGCGGGCTGGAAAGGGGTCGGCTGGAAGGCGACTTCGGACAAGGGCTCCCTCCACGACAAGAGGTTCATCCCCCACCTCACGGCGCATAACGATTTCATTGTTGCGGTGATCGCGGAGGAGCTGGGTTTCCGGGGGATGCTGCTGCTGCTGGGTGCCTTCGTGCTCCTGCTGGTGCAGGGGCTTTTCATCGGTTTCTACAGCCGGGATGTGTCCGGGAGGCTGATCGTCTGCATGGTCGTCGCCCTGTTGTTCGCGCACATCTACGAAAACATCGGGATGTGCGTCCTGCTTATGCCGATCACCGGGATCCCGCTGCCGCTCGTGAGCTACTCGGGGACTTTCGTGGTGATCTGCATGTTCCTGCTCGGACTGGTGCAGAGCGTATGGGTGCACAGGCACCGGGTGACGCCGGAACAGGGCTGA
- a CDS encoding arylsulfatase, which translates to MKRSTGKLIQALTISVLCLYGLAYAAEKRKPNLIFILSDDISMGDLGVYGQKLIKTPNLDRLCNEGTRYTSAYTGTSVCAPARSSFFTGLHMGHCPTRANREAKPEGQRPLPADTVTVAKILKSAGYQTATMGKWGMGMFDTTGSPFKNGIDHFYGYNCQRHAHSYFPTYLYDGDKRFEIPENANGQKKAYAQELIQRDVLKWVGANSEEPFFLFYAITLPHGRYEIDDQGIYADKPWSEQEKNYAAMVSRLDSDVGALVALLEEKGIAKDTLIVFSGDNGSSFPPDSALGKRFDQAMGGKLRGFKRGMYEGALRQASFAWWPGTIPSGRVTDEPWAFWDLLPTFAELGGAEIPDGFRPDGHSLATFLKGGPAPAREHFYWELHEGKDGSKSIQAIRFGDWKAVRPKRGGAVELYNLADDLAESDDLAAKHPDLVAKAISMMNAARSPHPDWPDPAAKGR; encoded by the coding sequence ATGAAACGATCCACGGGGAAACTCATTCAAGCCCTCACCATTTCCGTCCTCTGCCTGTATGGGCTGGCGTATGCTGCGGAGAAACGGAAGCCCAACCTGATTTTCATCCTCTCCGATGACATTTCGATGGGCGATCTGGGCGTCTATGGGCAGAAGCTCATCAAGACGCCGAACCTGGACCGGCTCTGCAACGAGGGCACCCGCTACACCTCCGCCTACACCGGCACCAGCGTCTGCGCACCCGCGCGCTCCTCCTTTTTCACCGGCCTGCACATGGGGCATTGCCCCACACGCGCCAACCGCGAGGCGAAACCGGAAGGCCAGCGCCCGCTTCCGGCGGATACCGTCACCGTCGCTAAGATCCTCAAGTCCGCCGGATACCAGACCGCCACGATGGGCAAGTGGGGCATGGGCATGTTCGACACCACCGGCAGCCCTTTCAAGAACGGCATCGACCACTTCTACGGCTACAACTGCCAGCGCCACGCCCATAGCTATTTTCCCACCTACCTCTACGATGGAGACAAGCGCTTCGAAATCCCGGAAAACGCCAACGGGCAAAAAAAGGCATATGCCCAGGAGTTGATCCAGCGCGATGTGCTGAAATGGGTAGGCGCAAACTCAGAGGAGCCCTTTTTCCTCTTCTACGCCATCACCCTGCCGCACGGGCGCTACGAAATCGATGACCAGGGAATCTACGCGGACAAGCCCTGGAGCGAGCAGGAGAAGAATTATGCGGCGATGGTTTCGCGTCTCGATTCCGATGTCGGCGCACTCGTCGCCCTGCTTGAGGAAAAGGGCATCGCAAAGGACACACTCATCGTCTTTTCCGGGGACAACGGCTCGTCCTTCCCTCCGGATTCAGCGCTCGGGAAACGCTTCGACCAGGCCATGGGAGGCAAGCTGCGCGGCTTCAAGCGCGGGATGTACGAGGGAGCCCTGCGGCAGGCCTCCTTCGCCTGGTGGCCTGGAACGATCCCCTCCGGGCGCGTCACCGATGAGCCATGGGCCTTCTGGGATCTCTTGCCGACCTTCGCCGAGCTGGGCGGCGCGGAGATCCCCGATGGCTTCCGCCCCGACGGCCATTCCCTCGCCACCTTCCTCAAGGGAGGGCCGGCTCCCGCCCGCGAACACTTCTACTGGGAACTCCACGAGGGCAAGGACGGGAGCAAGAGCATCCAGGCGATCCGCTTCGGCGATTGGAAAGCCGTCCGGCCCAAGCGCGGGGGGGCCGTAGAGCTCTACAACCTTGCCGATGACCTTGCCGAGTCGGACGATCTCGCTGCGAAGCACCCGGATCTCGTCGCCAAGGCCATCTCCATGATGAACGCCGCCCGCTCCCCGCACCCCGATTGGCCGGATCCCGCGGCAAAGGGGCGATGA
- a CDS encoding sugar phosphate isomerase/epimerase: MSLRQRIAALIFTVSVCAWAEPPALYVFENGLGFGADGEEAAFVRKSGYAGVSQIHGGGDVLAGKVAAYEKEGIRVLSVYRDVDGKDLDAAGLRPLAGKGALIELTVRKITPDTPARIGGICALAETLDMKVALYPHHGFAIATMPQAMEMVSKVDHPRLGVMFNLCHFLKNEDPADLEKTITAVGAKLFAVSVNGADEGGKDWVALIRPLGEGDFPMQRLLAVLRKSDFKGPVALQCHALKGDKRANLKASIAAWKSISRLDK, encoded by the coding sequence ATGAGCCTGCGCCAGCGGATTGCCGCCCTGATTTTCACTGTCTCGGTTTGCGCCTGGGCGGAGCCGCCCGCACTTTACGTGTTTGAGAACGGGCTCGGCTTCGGGGCCGATGGGGAAGAGGCGGCCTTTGTTAGGAAATCGGGCTATGCCGGTGTCAGCCAGATCCATGGGGGAGGCGATGTTCTTGCGGGAAAGGTAGCTGCCTATGAAAAGGAAGGGATCAGGGTCCTTAGCGTTTACCGAGATGTCGATGGCAAGGATCTCGATGCGGCAGGTCTCCGCCCGCTGGCGGGAAAGGGTGCGTTGATCGAGCTCACTGTCAGGAAAATCACCCCGGATACCCCCGCCCGCATCGGGGGTATCTGCGCTCTCGCCGAAACCCTGGATATGAAAGTCGCGCTCTACCCGCACCACGGCTTCGCTATCGCCACCATGCCGCAGGCGATGGAAATGGTTTCCAAGGTCGATCATCCCCGGCTTGGTGTGATGTTCAACCTTTGTCATTTCCTGAAAAACGAGGATCCTGCGGATCTTGAGAAAACCATCACTGCCGTGGGCGCCAAGCTTTTCGCTGTCAGCGTCAACGGTGCGGACGAGGGGGGCAAGGACTGGGTCGCCCTGATCCGCCCGCTGGGGGAGGGGGATTTCCCCATGCAAAGGCTTCTGGCTGTCCTGCGGAAATCGGATTTCAAGGGCCCTGTCGCCTTGCAGTGTCACGCCCTCAAGGGGGATAAGAGGGCGAACCTCAAGGCATCCATCGCCGCCTGGAAGTCCATCTCGCGGCTGGACAAGTAG
- the coaD gene encoding pantetheine-phosphate adenylyltransferase yields MRTAVYAGSFDPPTNGHLWMVERGLQMFDRLIVAIGSNPAKSYSYSLGERLEMLRASVPESGRLEVAHFDNRYLVDYAKKMDAAYILRGIRSPNDYEYERVMRHINADMAPEITTVFLMPPRDIAELSSSMIKSLTGPDGWEETVRRYVPPQVFDVLRQGPKPVS; encoded by the coding sequence ATGCGCACCGCCGTCTATGCAGGCTCCTTCGATCCGCCGACCAACGGCCATCTCTGGATGGTCGAGCGCGGCCTCCAGATGTTTGACCGGCTCATCGTCGCGATCGGCAGCAATCCCGCGAAATCCTATTCCTATTCGCTCGGTGAGCGCCTTGAAATGCTCCGTGCCTCCGTCCCGGAAAGCGGGCGACTGGAGGTCGCCCATTTCGACAACCGCTACCTCGTCGATTATGCGAAGAAGATGGATGCCGCCTACATCCTTCGAGGCATACGCTCTCCCAACGACTACGAATACGAGCGTGTGATGCGCCATATCAATGCCGACATGGCGCCCGAGATCACCACGGTATTCCTGATGCCGCCGCGCGATATCGCGGAGCTTTCCTCCAGCATGATCAAGTCCCTCACCGGCCCGGATGGCTGGGAGGAAACGGTCAGGCGCTACGTCCCTCCGCAGGTCTTCGATGTCCTCAGGCAGGGGCCGAAGCCCGTTTCCTGA